Proteins encoded within one genomic window of Callithrix jacchus isolate 240 chromosome 11, calJac240_pri, whole genome shotgun sequence:
- the LOC108592918 gene encoding uncharacterized protein LOC108592918 → MNARRARARRPRASSRSRAFLLPYGSGTPGPRGPGKGPSPPSQAFSRVQVPSSTPGSPRAQRVLSLVSPPASRLHRCRRRGPTRAPEILRPPIRRLWAGAQPCPSHCAKM, encoded by the exons ATGAACGCCAGACGCGCCCGCGCGCGGCGACCCCGGGCTTCCTCGCGTTCCCGTGCCTTCCTGCTCCCCTACGGCAGCGGCACGCCGGGGCCTAGAGGACCCGGGAAGGGGCCCTCCCCCCCGAGCCAGGCCTTCAGCCGTGTCCAGGTCCCCTCGAGTACCCCCGGCTCGCCCAGAGCTCAGCGAGTCCTGTCCTTGGTCTCCCCGCCAGCCTCGCGGCTCCATCGCTGCCGCCGGAGAGGCCCTACGCGAGCCCCTGAAATCCTGCGCCCCCCCATTCGGCGCCTGTGGGCTGGGGCACAACCGTGTCCGTCTCACTGTGCC AAAATGTGA